The sequence GCCAATGATCCATGATGTGGGGCGCAAAACCTACGGCGTGTTTTACTATGCGCTTAGCATCACGATTTTAGTAGTGCTTTTATGGGATAGCCATCCGCAATATGCAGTCATCGGGGTAATGGTTATGTCTTGGGGCGACGGCATGGCGGCGCTAATCGGCAAACGCTTTGGCAAACACACCTTTGTTCATCTTGGTAATAAGCGCAGTCTTGAAGGCTCATTTGCCATGTTTGTTACGAGCTTTATTGTGATGATCGGTATTTTTGGGCTTACGCACGGGATTCATACTCGTGACATTGGAGTTGCGATGCCTGTCGCTGCGATCGCAGCTTTACTCGAAGCCTATTCCCCAGGTGGAACCGATAACATTTATGTGCCATTGTCTAGCGCTGCTTTAAGTTATTTCCTGCAATCAATTTTGTGAAACCTTTGCCAAGATGGTTTTCCAAGCCAATAGTCATTCATTTCGTCAAATAGTCAAATGAAATTAATGATACTCCCTTGCCACCAAAAGAATAGGGCTTATTAAGTGAATAAAAGTACTAGCCAATAAGAAGAATCAAGAGTGCTTTTGAGTACAAGAGGTGACGATATTTTTCAGCCTATCTGATACGGACTTACTTTTCTGCATCTCTGTGCTCATTTTTGTAAACTCTCCGTATGTATAGTTTTTTTGGATTTCTATAATTGCACATGAGCAAATATTTTCGGCAATTTTAATATCTATCTTTGCTTTGGCACTACTAATACAACCTTCTGTAAATTCTTTAACTTCTCTCTCAGGATAAACATGACTAGATTCTTGTTTTAGGTTTGAGCTTAAACGACCAGCAAAACTCAGAAGAAACAAAATTAAACTGGATATGATTACCCATCGACTAAAGATAGCTTTACGATAAGGAATAACTCTTCCTTTAATCAAGTAGTAAATAGTCCCAATAATCAGCATCAGGATCAGCGGAGTTATTAAGGTTCCAACTAGGTAACCAATTTGGTAAGCGGTCATATTTCCCCTTAACTAAAAAAATATAGCGAAGTCTTTTGTTTTAAGACTTCGCTATAACCATTAGAAAAAATTAATCTTCTGCATATCTTACCAACGCAGCAAATTGAACTGCTCCATATCCACGGTATCGCGACTGCGATAGATCGACAACACGATCGCAAGACCAACAGCGGCTTCGGCAGCAGCGATCGAAATTACAAAGATCGTAAATACTTGACCACGAATACTTGCCGAATCTAAGAAGTTAGAAAATGCCATTAGATTAAGGTTTACGGCATTTAGCATTAATTCTACTGACATTAATACACGTACAGCATTACGACTGGTAATTAAGCCATAGATGCCAATACAAAAGAGTGCAGCGGCAATAATCAAAAAAGGTTCTAAAGACATATCTGTTTACTATTTATTTCAATTACTAATAAAGTTTGATTACTCTATTCGCCAATAATCAAGCTTTATTTAGAAGCAACAAGTTGCTCTTTGGGCTTTTCTAATAACTCAAGTGAATCTTCCTCAACTTGACCAACAGTCACAGCATCAGGCACTAGCTCACGACGGGCAAGCACGATCGCACCAATTAGGGCAACTAAAAGTAAAACCGATGCTAGTTCAAAGGGCAGTAAGTAATCACTAAAGAAATGCTGACCGATCACCACCATTGTCGAAGGTAGTTTGGCGATCATCGGACTAACAGCCCAATTCGTTGAAGTTACAGTGACTCCTAACAATGCAAACAAGCCTAGGCAAACAACACCCGTAACTAGACTGCGTAAAGCCCCATATTTGACTTCTTGATAGTCTTGGCGCTTATTCACTAACATGATCGCAAACAGAATCAAAATATTGACTGCACCGACATAGATTAAAACCTGAGCCGCCGCCACAAAATCAGCATTTAGCAACAGATACAAACCCGCCACACTAATAAAACAGGCTCCAAGTAGAAAGGCAGCATAGACGATATTTTGCAAAAGTACCACACCCATCGCCGAAGAAATTAGCATTGCTGTTAAGACAACTAGGGATACGGTTTGCGAACCATCGCCCAAACCAATATTGTTCATCATAAATTTTCCTTACTTATCTGTTATTTATTCTCAGAAGTGGCTTCGGCAATTTCTTCGGGGCGCAAGCCAGCACGTCTAGCAGTGTGAGGTACTTCATGCCCTTCGATGACACCCTTTGGCAAATAGGCAAGCTCACGGATCGGCTTAACAAAAGGATCTTCAGTAACTTTGGTGGGCATCCGTCCGAGGGCAACGCTATCAAAGTTCAATTCATGGCGATCGAATGTAGACAGATCGTATTCTTCGGTCATTGACAAGGCATTAGTGGGGCAGTATTCCACACAGTTACCACAAAAGATACATACTCCAAAGTCAATACTGTAACTCTTGAGTTCCTTTTTCTTCATTTCTGTGTTGAATGTCCAGTCAACTACAGGCAAGTTAATCGGACATACGCGCACACATACTTCGCAGGAAATACACTTATCAAACTCAAAGTGAATGCGTCCACGAAAGCGCTCTGAAGGAATTAGCTTTTCGTAGGGATATTGCACAGTAATCGGACGACGACGCATATGGTCAAATGTTACCGACATGCCTTGCCCGATATACTTGGCAGCTTGGATCGCGTCTTTGGTGTATTCACCAACTTTATTGAGGAATTTCAGCATGATGGTAATTGATAATTAGGTTTATCTTAGATAAAGTGTGCTTCGCGCACTTTATCTAACAGTCTCTAGCCGCCAAACGCAAAAGGAAAAGCCAACTTCAAAGCTGCGGTAATCAGCAGATTTGCAAGTCCAATTGGTAATAGGAATTTCCAGCCGAGGTCAAGCAGTTGGTCGATGCGAACGCGAGGAACAGTCCAACGCAAGAGGATTGCAAAAAAGATAAAAGCGTAAGTTTTAACTAGGGTTGACGTTAGCCCAATAAATGCTGCTAAAACCTGCCACCAAGCTGTATTCGCTTCAATCCCCAAGGCTTCGCTAATTCTGTCAATAGGGAAAGGCAATTCCCAGCCACCGAGGTAGAGAATTGATGCTAGCAAACCTGCTAGCAAGAGGTTGGCGTAGGAACCACCGTAGAAGAAAGCAAATCTGATTCCTGAATATTCAGTCTGATAACCAGCAACTAGTTCTTCTTCAGCTTCAGGCAAGTCAAAGGGCAGTCGCTCACATTCTGCAAGAGCCGCAATGATAAAGATTACGAAGCCAATTGGTTGTCTCCAAATATTCCAAGAGAGAATGCCATATTCAGCTTGTTGGTTGACAATATCAATGGTACTAAGTCCGTTAGTCATCAAGGCTACGGCAAGAACAGCTAGTGCAAGAGGAATTTCATAGCTAATCGATTGCGCAGCAGCACGCAAACCACCAAGCAAGGAGTACTTATTGTTGGAAGAGTAACCCGCCATCAGCAAACCAATTGGGGCAACGCTGGAAATGGCAATGATAAAGAATACGCCCGTACCAATGTCAGAGATGATCAGGTTTTGACCAAAGGGAATGACTAAATAACATAAGAAGACAGATGTAAATACCAGCGCTGGCCCGATTGTGTAGAGCAAAGGATCAGCTTTAGCGGGGATCGTGCCTTGCTTGATGACTAACTTGGCTACGTCTGCGATCGGGATCAACAGTCCAAAAGGGCCCGCATATTCAGGCCCAATCCGTTGTTGAGCGGCGGCGGAGATTTTTCGTTCTAGCCATGTGCATACCAATGCGCCGACTGTTACGCCTAAAACCATTACTGCCATGGGCAATAACATCCAAATCACTTTGGCGACATCGGCTGGCAATCCTAGCCCTGTCAGGATTTCAATTAAAGATCTTTGTAAATCAATTCCACCGTACATTAGCGATCGACCTCACCCATAATAATATCCACACTTCCTAAAATTGCCATGATGTCGGCGAGCTTCATGCCACGCACGAGGTCTGGCAAGATTTGCAAATTAATAAATCCTGGTGGACGAATCTTGAAGCGCCAAGGAAATACGCTATCTTCACCGATGATATATACGCCTAGTTCACCCTTTGGGGCTTCAACTCGGACATAATGCTCGCCCGATGCAACCTTGAAGGTGGGTGATGGCTTTTTGCTAATGAACTGATAGTCCATTGAGTTCCATTCACTCTTGGGTCCTGCGAGAACTCTCTGTGCTTCGAGGTTTTCGTAAGATCCACCAGGAATTTGTTTGAGACATTGCAGGATCATTTTCGATGATTCACGCATTTCACGTACACGCACGAGATAACGGGCGAGGCAGTCGCCGCCATTGTCCCACTGCACATCCCAATCGAGTTCATCGTAGAGCTCGTAATGATCGACTTTGCGTAAATCCAGCTTTACGCCTGAACCACGTAACATTGGTCCCGACAAGCCCCAGTTGATGGCTTCATCGCGTGTGATCGTGCCAAGTCCTTCAATTCTTTTA is a genomic window of Pseudanabaena sp. BC1403 containing:
- a CDS encoding diacylglycerol/polyprenol kinase family protein, whose protein sequence is MSITSDTSPITALTIQISAVGIWLGLVFLASEILRRLKQDPELVRKVVHIGTGNVLVIAWWLHIPTWLCVTAGVTFSAIALASHYTNILPMIHDVGRKTYGVFYYALSITILVVLLWDSHPQYAVIGVMVMSWGDGMAALIGKRFGKHTFVHLGNKRSLEGSFAMFVTSFIVMIGIFGLTHGIHTRDIGVAMPVAAIAALLEAYSPGGTDNIYVPLSSAALSYFLQSIL
- the nuoK gene encoding NADH-quinone oxidoreductase subunit NuoK produces the protein MSLEPFLIIAAALFCIGIYGLITSRNAVRVLMSVELMLNAVNLNLMAFSNFLDSASIRGQVFTIFVISIAAAEAAVGLAIVLSIYRSRDTVDMEQFNLLRW
- a CDS encoding NADH-quinone oxidoreductase subunit J produces the protein MNNIGLGDGSQTVSLVVLTAMLISSAMGVVLLQNIVYAAFLLGACFISVAGLYLLLNADFVAAAQVLIYVGAVNILILFAIMLVNKRQDYQEVKYGALRSLVTGVVCLGLFALLGVTVTSTNWAVSPMIAKLPSTMVVIGQHFFSDYLLPFELASVLLLVALIGAIVLARRELVPDAVTVGQVEEDSLELLEKPKEQLVASK
- the ndhI gene encoding NAD(P)H-quinone oxidoreductase subunit I, translating into MKFLNKVGEYTKDAIQAAKYIGQGMSVTFDHMRRRPITVQYPYEKLIPSERFRGRIHFEFDKCISCEVCVRVCPINLPVVDWTFNTEMKKKELKSYSIDFGVCIFCGNCVEYCPTNALSMTEEYDLSTFDRHELNFDSVALGRMPTKVTEDPFVKPIRELAYLPKGVIEGHEVPHTARRAGLRPEEIAEATSENK
- the nuoH gene encoding NADH-quinone oxidoreductase subunit NuoH gives rise to the protein MYGGIDLQRSLIEILTGLGLPADVAKVIWMLLPMAVMVLGVTVGALVCTWLERKISAAAQQRIGPEYAGPFGLLIPIADVAKLVIKQGTIPAKADPLLYTIGPALVFTSVFLCYLVIPFGQNLIISDIGTGVFFIIAISSVAPIGLLMAGYSSNNKYSLLGGLRAAAQSISYEIPLALAVLAVALMTNGLSTIDIVNQQAEYGILSWNIWRQPIGFVIFIIAALAECERLPFDLPEAEEELVAGYQTEYSGIRFAFFYGGSYANLLLAGLLASILYLGGWELPFPIDRISEALGIEANTAWWQVLAAFIGLTSTLVKTYAFIFFAILLRWTVPRVRIDQLLDLGWKFLLPIGLANLLITAALKLAFPFAFGG